A genomic region of Saccopteryx bilineata isolate mSacBil1 chromosome 1, mSacBil1_pri_phased_curated, whole genome shotgun sequence contains the following coding sequences:
- the TINCR gene encoding TINCR ubiquitin domain containing, with amino-acid sequence MEGLRRGLSRWKRYHIKVHLADEALLLPLTVRPRDTLSDLRAQLVGQGVSSWKRTFYYNARRLDDHQTVRDVRLQDGSVLLLVSDPR; translated from the exons ATGGAGGGTCTGCGGCGTGGCCTGTCGCGGTGGAAGCGCTATCACATCAAGGTGCATCTGGCGGACGAAGCGCTGCTGCTGCCACTCACTGTGCGGCCGCGCGACACGCTCAGCGACCTGCGCGCCCAGCTGGTGGGCCAGGGCGTGAGCTCCTGGAAGCGAACCTTCTACTACAACGCGCGGCGACTGGACGACCACCAGACAGTGCGGGACGTGCGCCTGCAAGACGGTTCCGTGCTGCTGCTCGTCAGCGACCCCAG GTAG